The Spirochaetota bacterium genomic sequence ATGCGTGTTGATAAAGTAACATACTTTATACTACAAGAAGTGCTTTTGCGCTATGCCAACAATACTCACTACATGGTTCCCACGTGGGATTTTATGAAGCAGGATCTCCACGCTATAGATAAAAAAATAAAAAAGCTTTTAAAGAAATTGAAAAACGAGGTTAAACCATTTATTTGCCGCATCAACTCCAAAACCGCATTTGGTGGTGGTGCAATGCCAGATAAGGTGTTACCCGATTACGGCATAGCCATTGCAATTGATGGCAAAAAAGCCGGTGATATTGCCACACATATGGTTATGCAACCAATTCCCATCATTGGGTATATTCAAAACGATATGTTTACATTAAATTTCAGGACTATTATGGATGACGATATTGGCAACGTTGCTGATGCCATTAATTCACTTATACCATAGGAAGTAACCATGTACGTTATTGGTACTGCAGGACATGTTGATCATGGCAAAACCTCACTTATAAAAGCACTCACCGGCATAGATGCCGACAGACTTCCAGAAGAAAAAAACCGTCAGATGACAATCGATATTGGATTTGCGTATATTAATCTTCCAACTGTTGGTACTGTAAGTATTGTCGATGTCCCCGGTCATGAACGATTCATTCGCAATATGGTGACAGGAGCCTGGGGTATAGATATTGGGCTTTTAGTGATTGCCGCTGATGACGGGTGGATGAAGCAGACCGATGACCACCTGAAAGTGCTTTCCATTCTTGGTGTTCCTTCACTAGTGGTAGCCCTCACAAAGATTGACAAAGCGCCAGAGAACACTGGGCAGGTACTATCGCACATAAAAAATATGCTGCTCACTACTCCTTACTCAGGTGCACCGGTTGTTCCCTGTTCTTCAATAACCGGTCAGGGACTTGATGCTTTGAAGTCACAACTAGTAGAAGCTATAAAGAAGTTGCCACCACCTGATGTTGGCAACAGGCCATATTTACACATTGACAGGGTTTTCACCATCAAAGGTGTTGGCACTGTTGTAACCGGAACAAGCAAAAACGGAAGTTTTTTTGTAAACGATATGGTAACCATTCTGCCTCACAACATCACCACGCGTATACGGCAGATTCAAAGCCATAACACGCAGCAGGAAAAGTCAGATGTATCGCAACGAACTGCGTTAGCGCTTGCAGGCGTTGAAAAGGAATCTTTGCAGCGCGGCGATATCATAGTGAAAGAAAATTTTTTTACTGAAACAAAAAGCTGCATTGCATACATTACCCATAGTTTTGCACAGCTTAAAAACAATCAGTGGATAGAAATCCTCATTGGCACCGCCTCATACGATGCGCAATACACAGTTATTGGCAATTCACAAAAAATTGTGCGACTTAAATTTAAACACCCGGTTTACTGTTATCCTACAGAGCCATTTGTTGCAACGTTTCCGGAGGGGCAATAAATCAGTTGCGGTAGCTATATCGTAAGCCATAACTACTCAAGTGCAGTAAAAAAGGACCAAGTACTTGCAGAACTGGCAAGCTCAAACAGCATTGCCAATGCTATTTATGCAACAGTACTGACCAATCCATTTATCACTATCCAAAACTTACAAAAATTGTTCCCCAGTGGAAATATTGTTGTACATACCCTGAAGCAACTTGTACAGACAAATATAATAACAGTCATCGGTGAGTATATTGCCACGGCATCTTGCTTTAATGCTGCTGTCTCACTTTGTAAAGATGCAGCAAAGCGTTCAATACCCTTTACGGAGATTACACAAAAGCATGCAATACCGCTTGATGTGCTACAGCATATTGCAAAAGAGTACAATCTTGTTAAAAAAGAAAAAGAAGAAATTGGCGATAGTGAAAAGGAATTTCTGCTACAGGTATTGAAAAAGGGAATTGAAGGGATAAACCCAAAGGATTTCCCCCACAACAAGAATATAATCGACCCACTTATAAAAACAGGGCATCTTATTGTAATTGACAGGGAACTTTTGTGGCATAAGGAAGTATTTTCAGATTATTGCAGCCGTATAATGGCACATTTTGCTGCCAACAAAGAGCTGACTGTACAGCAAGCAAAAGAACTTACAGGTTTATCACGCAAATATGTTATCCCGTTGCTCAACGCTATGGAGCAAAAGAATTTACTGAAGCGTTACGGCGATGTTCGTATGAAGGTATAATATATATATAGATTTGCATAATATAATAAAATTGTACATTATTAGTTGACTTTTTTTCTATATGTAGGATAGACTTGTAATAAATAAAAATACATTAAAAGGGATTGCTATGGCACTTTTCACTCCAAACGTAGACAAGCTAAGAGAAAAAAATGATATCAAGGGATTACTTCAACTGACAAAGCACCGTAAAGCCGAAGTAAGGCTCAATGCGCTGCTTGCTCTGGTTAAAATTCGTGACCAATCCGTCATTGAAGATTTAAAAAAGCTTATACACGACCCTGACCCACGAGTAAGGACCATTGCCACAATAAAGTTTGGAAATATTAAGGATCCTGTTATCATTGAAAACTTACGGCAGATAATCATATCGGGCTCACAGCGCGACAAAATAGAAGCCCTGCGAGTGTTAAGCGAAATTGGCCCTACAGATGACCTTGAAATATCAAAAATTCTGTACTTAGCTTTTAAAGATAAAAAGATGATGGTTTCAATAGAAGCCATTCGTACTATGGGTTATCTTAAAGATAAATATGCTATTCCCCATTTAGTGGAAGCTCTTGATAGCAAACATTATCAGGTACGGGTAGAGGCAACCCGTGCATTGGGTATGATTGGTGGCGAGGCGGCTGTTGGACCACTTATTGGCTGCCTTGTTGACAATAATGCTGAAGTACGCAAGGCTGCCCATGATGCCTTAAAGAAAATAGGGACCGAAAGAGCACTCAAAGCTATAACCGATGCTCCATTTATGCTGCTAGTAAAACGCATGACCGAAGGTGGCGCTCAGCGCGAGGAAACAGTGAAGCAAATTGGCCAGTTTAAGATAAAAGAAGCGGCACCACTTCTTATAAAAGCATGCAACGATGAATTTAAATCTGTTCGTATGGCTGCAGCCCGCTCTATTGGAATATTACGTGAAAAAAGTGCTGTGAATGCGCTAGTAAAACTTTTAGATGATCCTTACTTTGATGTTCGCCTTGAAGCGGTGCGGGCACTTGAAAAGATATTTGATCCACAGGCACTGAAAGCAATAGAAAAGGCAATGAGTGACCATAACAAAAATGTTCGTGATGAAGCGCGCGTTGCGTATTATTCACTGAAATCCCGTCTAGAGAGAGTGCACGAAACAGACCAGGTATAACTCTCTATGTTTTTAGGTTTCAATATTGGCAATACGCATACCGTCCTAGGGCTTTATGCCCAAAACAATCCCCTCCCGGTATACACATACAGGTATCCAACCAAGCGTGAGATTACTGTACAGGAACTATCGGATACTATAATCACTGCTCTTGAGAACTATAACCCGCATGCAACCGAGCAAATCAACGGTGTTATCTACTCCAGTGTAGTTCCACAATGCAACCAAACCTATGATACAACCTCTCAAAACCTTTTTTCAATTTCTGCTCACAGGATTACCCACCTTTCCCGTATGCCCATCACAATAGAATATGACAATCCGGCAGAGCTTGGCGTTGATCGCATTGTAAACGCTGTGGCAGCGTACAAAGATTATTCTACTGACTGCATCATCGTTGATATTGGAACAGCCATTACCTTTTGCCTGCTTGAAGGCAGTGTCCTAAAAGGAGGGCTTATTGCGCCGGGAGTAGCAGCAGCAATGAAAGGTTTGGCACAAAGCGCAGCACAGCTTTATGAGGTTCCCTTTGAAAAACCTCCTCACATCATTGCTCACAATACAAAAGATGCCCTCATATCAGGTTTTTTTTATGGATGGGTCTCACTCATTGAAGGAATAATACAAAAAATAGGGGCGACAGCTCATTATACAGTAATCCTCACCGGCGGAATGGCAGAAGCAATTGCTCCTCACCTATCGTTTACTGTTAAAATTGATACATCTCTTACCATGAGAGGCCTGTATTATCTGTACAACATTAACAGGTAAAATGTTGCATTAATCCAAAAACAGTCTGTTTATATTAATATTCACAAAGTTATCCACATTATCCACAAAAGCATGATCTAATGACATTAATTTACTAAATTAATTGCCAGATGATTACAAACTATGAACTATGTCACATGATTTATAAATCATTTGAGTAAAATTTTTGATTAAACACTTCATAAACTCTGGAATATTGAGCATTTACTAAGCAATACAATTTTATAAAAAATTTTTTTTGCTCTTACTCAGTGACAAGTGCAAGGTGCTTTACACAAGGTGGTCAAAAATTAATTTCTGTTAAAATCAGATGCAATGTGGATAGTTTTTGAATAAAAATTGCATTGTCATACTATAAAATATGTTGTATTCTTTTTAAGAATACTATATGCAAATACCTATTCAAACGTGTTGTGAATCAGAGTTCTGTAAAAACATTTTATTACAAATTAAAGACCGTTTGCCCCTTTGACGCCTATAAGGTATAGGCCAGTAATAACGCTTGTTGTATAAAATAAAAATAATAGCATGTATCAATTTTTGGTTGTCATTTACCTTTATTATGTCTTATTATGGCATAAAGGAGTACGTTACTACACTGGGGAGCGCACAGATGAATAATTATGAACGTTATACTAGGATTTTAGCTCGTTCTGTTGACCATATTTTTAAAAATTTTCTCCATGATCCTGATATAAAAGAGGTCTTTGAAAGCCAATCAAAGCAAAATGACCCAAAAGTAACCATTGAACTTGATGGCACAATGAAAGCAGAACTTATCATTAACTTTCCTGAATCCACATTGCTACAGCTAACCAAGAATTTCTTTGGTAATTCTAAAGGTAATGTAAAGAAATATTACCCCGATGTTGCCGGAGAGATAGCTAACCTTATTACCGGCACTTTTATTAACCAGCTACAGTTTATCAAACACAACCTAAAACCCTCTCCCCCGGAATATAATGAAGAGCAGATACCATTAAAAACACTGTATGAAAACATCAATCTGTCATTTGAATCCCGTTTTGGTGGCTTTGACATAGATTTTTACTACAAGGATTTTTTACATAAATAATGGCAACAATAGATTTCATTATACTTGCAGCTTACTTGCTATTCAGCATGGTTGTTGCGCTTTTATACGCAAAAAGAGCACGTAGCAGTACTCATGCATTTTTCCTTTCCGGCCGAAGCCTCCCGTGGTGGATAGCGGGTACAGCCATGGTGGCAACAACATTTGCAGCCGACACGCCACTGGCTGTAACCGAGTTAGTTCGCAGTGGTGGCATTTCCGGCAACTGGCTGTGGTGGAATATGGTGGCAGCAAATATCGTCACTGTGTTTTTTTATGCTAAGCTATGGCGGCGTGCCGGGATTACTACCGACATTGAGTTTATTGAATTGCGCTATAGTGGCAAAGAAGCTTCCTTCTTACGCGGTTTTAAAGCTATCTACCTTGGACTTTTTGCCAACTGCATCATCATGGGATGGGTTAACGTTGCTCTTGCTCAGATACTGGTGCATCTTTTTGGTTTACGCACAACCCATGTTTTGGTTATTGTGATTGCATCCATGCTATTTGTAGGAATCTACTCTGCACTGGGAGGGTTATGGGCAGTTGCTATCACCGATTTTATACAATTTATCATTGCAATGAGCGGATGTATTGTGCTGGCCATTGTTGTTACAAGTCACCACACCCTGAATGGAATAGAAGGCCTTATACAACAACTTCCCCCAAAAGCACTTGCTTTTATACCATTTGGCGATAGCTCCTCAATACCACTCTCAGCATTTCTACTATTTGTTGGTGTGCAGTGGTGGGCTTCCTGGTACCCTGGCGCAGAACCTGGTGGAGGAGGATATGTTGCTCAGCGGATGATGTCATCAAAGGATGAAACTCACTCACTTATGGCTACTTTATGGTTTACCATAGCTCACTTTGCATTGCGACCATGGCCATGGATAATCGTTGCACTTGCAACCATGGTGTTATACCCTAATGTGCCCCATGACCAATCAAAAGCAACATATATATTTGCCATCCGTGACTTTCTTCCTGTAGGATTAAAGGGGTTGCTGGTGGCAGCGTTTTTGGCAGCGTACATGTCAACTATCTCCACTCATCTAAATTGGGGTAGTTCATATCTTGTAAATGATCTATACCGGCGTTTTATTGCACCACAAAAAAGTGAACGGCATTATGTTATCACTGCCCAGTTATGTACGATAGCTCTGGTAATTATCTCAAGTATACTCATATTTGTCATTGATTCAATCTCAGGAGCATGGGCGTTTATAATAGAATGTGGTGCGGGAATTGGACCGGTACTGATGCTCAGATGGTACTGGTGGCGTATCAATGCATGGTCAGAAATCATTGCAATGGTTGCACCTATCCCAGCAGTTGTAGTATCACGGTGTGTACTGGGAATTTCCTTTCCTTACAACTTATTAATTATTGTGCCATTTACAACACTATGCTGGCTTATAGCAACATTTTTAACACCACCTGTTGACCACAATAAACTCTATTCATATTATACAACCGTAAAACCAGAGTTTGGCTTTACGCCATTCAGAAGAGCGTTACAGCAGCCAGCCAATCATATGCTTTTATATTTACGTATTTTCCAGACAATGCTTGGCATCATTGCAACATATTCACTTTTATTTGGCATAGGGGCAATCATCCTGTATAAAACTTATGCCTATGCTTTCATCACTTTATTTATCTTTAGCTTTTTTACTATACTATACCTCCTAAAATACGAAAAAAATATACAATTTAAATAATGTCCTTTAATGTATGATGTTGTACTACACGACATATCTCAGGTTTGGAAGCGCTCATACGTTGGAATCACCCTAAACGCGGGATTTTATCTCCATCACATTTTATCACTGTCCTTGAATCATCTGACATAATTATTCAAGTTGGCAAATGGATTGTTGCCGAAGTTACCCGCCAGCTCCAAACTAATAAGGCATTCCAAAAGCAAGGATTTACCATTTCATTTAATGTACCACCAACACAGTTTTACGATTCCGATTTTGTTGTCGACATCATTAAAATAGTAAAGAGTTCAGTAATAAATCCAGCACAGCTTCAGATAGAAGTGACTGAAAATCTACTCATGTCCGATACTACGGAAGTTATTAATACCTGTAATGCCCTACAACAGTTTGGTATTAATATTGCCATTGACGACTTTGGCACAGGATATTCATCACTAGCATATTTGAAAAAGATACCTGTCCACTCTTTAAAAATTGACGCATCATTTGTGAAAGGAGTGCCTGATAATAAAGATGATGTTGAGATAGTTAAGACAATTGTTCTTCTAGCACATTCACTTGGGAAAAGAACAATTGCCGAAGGTGTTGAATCAAAAGAACAATTAGCATTTCTTACAGGACTGGGCGTCCATGAAGTTCAGGGGTTTTATTTTTCAAAACCTATGCCTGTAGATCAATGTCTGGAATATATGAATAATTATAATCCCGATAAATATTTCTGGCCTAAACACTAACTATATTTTTTATTACATCAGGCAACAGTAAAACTTTTAATTGTCATGCATCTACTTTATTTTATTATCCCAATTTCATTATTGCTAATATTCTGTTCATTTAAAAAGCTTGATATTGTATGCAACATATACCATATTTTATAACAGTGCATATGCTGCTATGAAAAAGTAATACATTTCACTTATTTTTTATCACCAAGCACCTTGCTCCTCACAATATAACACATTGCATGGTATTAAAATTCCCTTACACTGGACTTGACCAACAATAATTTACTTTAACTGTATTAGTCAATAGTTTCCACGATCAGCTTCTGATTTGTATAATTGTTGACGTAAACAATCAAAATCAATGATACTTGATTATAATACATGTAAAATTGTTATTGCTATTAAATGCGATAGAATTGGAATCATTCATTTACATTAATAAATGGAGGGATAATGAAAATGATTACACCGGATGAAGCTCTTGCTACTATCCTTTCCCATATACAGAAACTACCTGTTGAAAAAGTTTACTTTACCAATGCATTAAACCGCATCTGTGCAGAGGATATTACATCAAGTGTTAATATTCCCTATCATAACAATTCCGCTATGGATGGCTATGCCATAGTAGCTTCTGACACAGCCTCTGCCTCAAAAGAAAATCCTGTTACCCTTGAAGTGATTGGCGAATACCAGGCTGGAATAATCACAACACCACTTGAACTCAAAGCCGGACAGGCAATACGAATAATGACTGGGGCCCCAATCCCACCCGGAGCTGATGCTGTGGTGGAAAAAGAAGCAACAACCGAAGAAAAAAACCACGTAACGATTTATAGGCATGTTCAGAAAGGTGACAACATTCGACTGGCAGGTGAAGATATCACACAGGGTGAGTGCATCGTTACAAAAGGCACACGGATAACTGCTGCTATAGTTGGCCTTTTAGCTTCTGCTGGTGTGTTAACGGTAACTGTCGCCCAAAAGCCAAAAGTTGCCCTGATAGCAACTGGTGATGAGATTGCAGAGCCAGGCACAGCGCTTGCAGAAGGACTTGTGATTAACTCCAATGCATATACATTGATGTCATTAATACGAGAATATGGAGGCATCCCACATTATCTTGGCATTGCACGCGATACAATGGAATCAAGTATGTATGCCATTCAACAGGCACTATCGGCTGATATCATTATATCATCAGGAGGTATTTCAGAAGGGAAATATGATTTTATTATTGAAGCCCTCCGGTCATCAGGGTTTAGAATACTTGTTGAACGTATAGCTATGAAACCTGGAAAACCCTGTGTTTTTGCTCAAAAAGGGAATATACTTTATTTTGGGCTTCCAGGAAATCCTGTATCATCTATGGTTTCATTCATTCAATTTGTACGGCCCGCGATGCTTGCCATGCAAGGAGCTACTAAATTGCAAAAACCTGTTTTACAAGCTATCTGTAAAGAACCCATCAAACGCAAAAGTGATGGCAGAACCCATTACATTCGTGGCATTCTTACCTTTGATAAAGGACAGCCCGAAGTAGTAATAACAGGCCCTCAGGGCTCCGGAATTTTGCGTTCAATGGCGCTTGCAAACTGTCTTATCATTTTGCCACCTGAAACCCTATCAGTAAAAACAGGCGACTTGGTAACAGTTCAACTTATTCATCATCCTGAAGTATAAGCCATGAAGAAAAAAGCAATAGCTTTATACTCAGGCGGTCTTGATAGTTTGTTAGCTGCAGCGGTTATTATGAAGCAGGGTATTGAGGTAATTGGGCTTCACTGCATACTGCCTTCGGTTGACCCCCAAACACCTCCCCAGCAATTACAACCATCTAAGCTTGCAGAGCAAATTAACCTTCCGCTCGTTTACTACCGCTGTGACACAGAATATGTACAGGTTATTGCACACCCTGCTCATGGATACGGGAAAAACGCCAATCCCTGCATTGACTGCAAGATATTCTTTTTGAAAAAAGCTAAGGAATACATGGACAAACTTGATGCATCATTTGTTATTACTGGCGAGGTAGTAGGACAGCGCCCCATGTCACAATACAAATCCATGCTTATACACATTGAAAAACAAAGCGGGCTTTTAGGACTTCTGCTACGCCCACTATCAGCAAAATTGCTGCCACCCACTATCCCCGAAATAGAAGGCATTGTGGACAGAGAAAAGCTCTATGCTATACAAGGGCGCTCTCGGCAAAAGCAAATGGAATTGGCCAGAGAATATGGCATTAAACAGTATCAGTCCCCTGCCGGTGGATGTTTTTTAACCATGCCACAGTTAGCTTCGCGTGTGAAAGACCTCATACTTCATCCACCATTCAGTGATCTTGACCTCTTTCTAACCAATGTGGGCAGGCACTATAGACTGCACCAACATGCCACCATAATTGTAGCTCGCAATGAAAAAGAATGTGCCATCCTTGAGCGCTATAAATCAATTGCCGATTTTTATCTGGAGCCTTCATTCAAAGGTCCGGTAATTTATGGCAAAGGGATTATTTCAGAAAATGACTATCCTTTACTATCACAGATAGTGGCACGATATGGCAAACCAACTAATAGTGAAAATAGAGTTGCAGTATTTATTAAGGGGCAGCATTGTACTACACTGATTGCACAAGATTCAATTGATGATACATTGCTATCAGCAATGCGACTATAACAGCATTAAAAAAAGTTGAGGTTGTATAATGAAAAAAACTGTTTCATTCTTAGTATCTGGACGTGGCTCAAATTTCCATGCGGTAGCCCAGGCTATCATAAAAGGAGAAATTCCTGCTCATTTAGGAATCGTTATATCTGACAAACCTGGTGTCAAAGCATTGGATATTGCTCGTGAACTTTCAATTCCAGCTTTTTTTGTAAATCCCAAAGACTATCCAACACGTCAGGATCATGAGAAAGCAATGGTAGAGCTGCTCAATAAATACAAAACCAACCTGGTAGTCACAGCAGGGTATATGCGGCTACTTACTCCTTACTTTGTGAATGAATTTAGAAACAGAATAATCAATATACACCCTGCCCTGCTTCCTTCATTTCCTGGAACGCATGCACAAAAGCAGGCACTGGATTATGGGGTTAAAATCTCAGGATGCACCACTCATTTTATTGATGAAGGAACTGACTCAGGACCAATTATCATGCAACGTGCAGTGCCGGTTTATGATGATGACACTGAAGAAACCCTCTCAGCCCGAATTCTAAAAGAGGAACATCAAATACTGATTGAATCAGTAAAGCTTTTTTGCCAGGATAGGCTTACCATAAAGGGAAGGAAAGTATATATTGTGCGATAGTTACTGTTTTAACAATCCATGCTTGTTATTAATTGTTACCAATAAAATACTTGCATAAAATTTTAGAATAAGTAAACTTTAGCAATAAATTCATTTTCCACTTTTACGTAGAAGGGTATGTGTGAGGCGATACAATATTTTAATGGAGGAACATGATGGGTTTAGTATCTATTATACTATTATGCATTTTTTATTGTAGCCTTATAGTAATTGTGTATGAATATTACAAACTTTTTAATGCAAAGGATGAATACACAAAACAGGAATTAAAACAGGTGGTTTTCCTTATTCCTGATCATTGGATACCATTATTATCCAAATTACGGCTATACCCTATCTACGCATTTGTATCACTTATATTTGGCATTGTAATTCCATTATTATCAACAAACTGGTTTTTCCAGTCATCAATCTTTTGTATTATTCTGTTTATAATTCTACCACAAATACGCAGGACGTATGAGCCAATGAAGGTTACTGTATCTGATTCCTTTATGGATACTGTTGCGTCAGCCCTTTCAGAATATTACGAAATTATTTTATTTTTCTTTTCTTTAGGGACTCTGTCTTCAATGACTTACACTTGGGTTAGTGAAAAAGAACTATCGTTTTTATGGTTTCTGTTCAATACCATTATTATCTGTGCCATTATGTTTTTCATGTTAGCTTCGCTTGATAAAGAAAATGTATACGATAGCAACCATTGAATAATCTATATTTTTAAGGAAAAATTTTGTTGCACTATTTATCAAATTATTTGTATTCTCTTACAGTACTTAAATGATTGGCACGAGATATTCAATATACAG encodes the following:
- the selB gene encoding selenocysteine-specific translation elongation factor translates to MYVIGTAGHVDHGKTSLIKALTGIDADRLPEEKNRQMTIDIGFAYINLPTVGTVSIVDVPGHERFIRNMVTGAWGIDIGLLVIAADDGWMKQTDDHLKVLSILGVPSLVVALTKIDKAPENTGQVLSHIKNMLLTTPYSGAPVVPCSSITGQGLDALKSQLVEAIKKLPPPDVGNRPYLHIDRVFTIKGVGTVVTGTSKNGSFFVNDMVTILPHNITTRIRQIQSHNTQQEKSDVSQRTALALAGVEKESLQRGDIIVKENFFTETKSCIAYITHSFAQLKNNQWIEILIGTASYDAQYTVIGNSQKIVRLKFKHPVYCYPTEPFVATFPEGQ
- a CDS encoding SelB C-terminal domain-containing protein — its product is MFPSGNIVVHTLKQLVQTNIITVIGEYIATASCFNAAVSLCKDAAKRSIPFTEITQKHAIPLDVLQHIAKEYNLVKKEKEEIGDSEKEFLLQVLKKGIEGINPKDFPHNKNIIDPLIKTGHLIVIDRELLWHKEVFSDYCSRIMAHFAANKELTVQQAKELTGLSRKYVIPLLNAMEQKNLLKRYGDVRMKV
- a CDS encoding HEAT repeat domain-containing protein, with translation MALFTPNVDKLREKNDIKGLLQLTKHRKAEVRLNALLALVKIRDQSVIEDLKKLIHDPDPRVRTIATIKFGNIKDPVIIENLRQIIISGSQRDKIEALRVLSEIGPTDDLEISKILYLAFKDKKMMVSIEAIRTMGYLKDKYAIPHLVEALDSKHYQVRVEATRALGMIGGEAAVGPLIGCLVDNNAEVRKAAHDALKKIGTERALKAITDAPFMLLVKRMTEGGAQREETVKQIGQFKIKEAAPLLIKACNDEFKSVRMAAARSIGILREKSAVNALVKLLDDPYFDVRLEAVRALEKIFDPQALKAIEKAMSDHNKNVRDEARVAYYSLKSRLERVHETDQV
- a CDS encoding type III pantothenate kinase codes for the protein MFLGFNIGNTHTVLGLYAQNNPLPVYTYRYPTKREITVQELSDTIITALENYNPHATEQINGVIYSSVVPQCNQTYDTTSQNLFSISAHRITHLSRMPITIEYDNPAELGVDRIVNAVAAYKDYSTDCIIVDIGTAITFCLLEGSVLKGGLIAPGVAAAMKGLAQSAAQLYEVPFEKPPHIIAHNTKDALISGFFYGWVSLIEGIIQKIGATAHYTVILTGGMAEAIAPHLSFTVKIDTSLTMRGLYYLYNINR
- a CDS encoding chemotaxis protein CheX → MNNYERYTRILARSVDHIFKNFLHDPDIKEVFESQSKQNDPKVTIELDGTMKAELIINFPESTLLQLTKNFFGNSKGNVKKYYPDVAGEIANLITGTFINQLQFIKHNLKPSPPEYNEEQIPLKTLYENINLSFESRFGGFDIDFYYKDFLHK
- a CDS encoding Na+:solute symporter, coding for MATIDFIILAAYLLFSMVVALLYAKRARSSTHAFFLSGRSLPWWIAGTAMVATTFAADTPLAVTELVRSGGISGNWLWWNMVAANIVTVFFYAKLWRRAGITTDIEFIELRYSGKEASFLRGFKAIYLGLFANCIIMGWVNVALAQILVHLFGLRTTHVLVIVIASMLFVGIYSALGGLWAVAITDFIQFIIAMSGCIVLAIVVTSHHTLNGIEGLIQQLPPKALAFIPFGDSSSIPLSAFLLFVGVQWWASWYPGAEPGGGGYVAQRMMSSKDETHSLMATLWFTIAHFALRPWPWIIVALATMVLYPNVPHDQSKATYIFAIRDFLPVGLKGLLVAAFLAAYMSTISTHLNWGSSYLVNDLYRRFIAPQKSERHYVITAQLCTIALVIISSILIFVIDSISGAWAFIIECGAGIGPVLMLRWYWWRINAWSEIIAMVAPIPAVVVSRCVLGISFPYNLLIIVPFTTLCWLIATFLTPPVDHNKLYSYYTTVKPEFGFTPFRRALQQPANHMLLYLRIFQTMLGIIATYSLLFGIGAIILYKTYAYAFITLFIFSFFTILYLLKYEKNIQFK
- a CDS encoding molybdopterin molybdotransferase MoeA gives rise to the protein MKMITPDEALATILSHIQKLPVEKVYFTNALNRICAEDITSSVNIPYHNNSAMDGYAIVASDTASASKENPVTLEVIGEYQAGIITTPLELKAGQAIRIMTGAPIPPGADAVVEKEATTEEKNHVTIYRHVQKGDNIRLAGEDITQGECIVTKGTRITAAIVGLLASAGVLTVTVAQKPKVALIATGDEIAEPGTALAEGLVINSNAYTLMSLIREYGGIPHYLGIARDTMESSMYAIQQALSADIIISSGGISEGKYDFIIEALRSSGFRILVERIAMKPGKPCVFAQKGNILYFGLPGNPVSSMVSFIQFVRPAMLAMQGATKLQKPVLQAICKEPIKRKSDGRTHYIRGILTFDKGQPEVVITGPQGSGILRSMALANCLIILPPETLSVKTGDLVTVQLIHHPEV
- the purN gene encoding phosphoribosylglycinamide formyltransferase, with protein sequence MKKTVSFLVSGRGSNFHAVAQAIIKGEIPAHLGIVISDKPGVKALDIARELSIPAFFVNPKDYPTRQDHEKAMVELLNKYKTNLVVTAGYMRLLTPYFVNEFRNRIINIHPALLPSFPGTHAQKQALDYGVKISGCTTHFIDEGTDSGPIIMQRAVPVYDDDTEETLSARILKEEHQILIESVKLFCQDRLTIKGRKVYIVR